One window from the genome of Haloprofundus halobius encodes:
- a CDS encoding helix-turn-helix domain-containing protein, with the protein MSVILEFTIRSDQFTLGHILSEAGDMHFELERIVPTGGHIMPFVWVSTEGDPNEDLPRFEENIRESNLDLELLALDRVDDGGLYRIEWKSQTQGLINGLGESEATVLEAFGDGSWTFRVRFTDHDKLTDFHNYLTDRDITIHIIRTYTFAEEGVRRRDFGLTNEQREALVLALQRGYFNTPSEVTLDELAEELGITKQAISDRIRRGNEKMLRPLLLSSAAR; encoded by the coding sequence ATGAGCGTTATCTTGGAGTTTACCATCCGCTCTGACCAATTCACGCTCGGCCATATACTCTCGGAAGCGGGTGACATGCACTTCGAACTCGAACGCATCGTCCCGACGGGCGGTCACATCATGCCGTTCGTCTGGGTCTCCACAGAGGGGGATCCGAACGAAGACCTCCCCCGATTCGAAGAGAACATCAGAGAGAGTAATTTAGACCTAGAACTGCTCGCTCTCGACCGGGTAGACGACGGGGGACTCTATCGGATCGAGTGGAAGAGTCAAACGCAGGGACTCATCAACGGCCTCGGGGAGTCGGAGGCGACGGTGCTTGAGGCCTTCGGCGACGGAAGTTGGACGTTCCGCGTTCGGTTCACGGACCACGATAAACTGACCGACTTCCACAATTACCTGACCGATCGCGATATCACGATCCATATCATCCGGACGTACACCTTCGCGGAAGAGGGGGTTCGCCGTCGCGATTTCGGTCTCACGAATGAACAGCGCGAGGCATTAGTGCTCGCCCTCCAGCGGGGCTACTTCAACACCCCTAGTGAGGTGACCCTTGACGAACTGGCGGAGGAACTCGGAATTACGAAACAGGCGATATCGGACCGCATCCGTCGCGGTAACGAGAAGATGTTACGGCCGCTGCTGCTCTCCTCGGCGGCCCGCTAA